One Onychostoma macrolepis isolate SWU-2019 chromosome 15, ASM1243209v1, whole genome shotgun sequence DNA segment encodes these proteins:
- the sgsm2 gene encoding small G protein signaling modulator 2 isoform X3, which yields MGSTTDEEFKEKLLWNVKREVKQIMEEAVTKKFVHEDSSHIIALCSSIEACLSHLLKRRAAGFLRSDKIAALFTKIGKVNTTAGEICRKVQEQLQQQAEITRRTQSTGQEPLRRQGSSAGRAPQPLSAQAIKHIWVRTALFEKVLDKVVQYIVDNASKYYEKEALIHDTVFGPILAALLVGPCALEYTKLKTSDHFWTDPSANELVQRHRIHGAHRGQEVSPGRRPALGIRKRQSSGSMSEDKFAASAREYVESLHQNSRIHLLYGKNNVLVQPKKDMEVLRGYLSLHQTAETLTLKWTPNQLINGTLGDCDLEKSIYWDYALTVPLRQIVCIHCHQRPDCGGTLVLVSQDGIQRPPLHFPPGGHLLAFLSCLETGLLPRGQLEPPLWSQKGKGKVFPKLRKRNSAARLVDQDGDREEQIAADYVFRIVYPGHRHDSTVTINYHHTTGSRAPSLDDDEEEEDRLHAMISMICSRNLTDPNVMKDHGDMMEMQGFGGSPLSWQQGECTSHMSSCLSCSTGGSNASVELPASCTCMHDRIPLKMLCQNMKRQIVSRAFYGWLAYCRHLSTVRTHLSALVNHNIVPPDKPCEASGGLSKDVWSKYQKDCKNYKELELLRLVYYGGVEHEIRKEVWPFLLGHYKFGMDKKDMAQIDEKITARYQQVMREWKACEVIVKQREKEMQSAIFAKLSSGSSIDSHVLRLIHRDSTISNEVFMSVDEPDAGGHDTSCEGGSTPTLTTVVTPAMLAPDERPLVEFDSPDSGLPSSRNYSVASGHSQIMSSIDDGQSMEEDTTPTGGLEEQGGRGSLSEDKLCSQLDKLTTTTEGTAPSFSSYTIELLDTVALNLHRIDKDVQRCDRNYYYFTTSNLEKLRNIMCSYVWEHLEIGYVQGMCDLLAPLMVILDDECLAYSCFTQLMKRMSQNFPTGGAMDTHFANMRSLIQILDSELFELMHQNGDYTHFYFCYRWFLLDFKRELLYEDVFAVWEVIWVAPRISSKHFVLFIALALVEVYRDIILDNNMDFTDIIKFFNESRMKWQY from the exons GAGAACCCAGAGCACAGGACAGGAGCCCCTCCGGAGGCAGGGCTCCTCTGCCGGCCGAGCGCCTCAGCCACTCTCTGCGCAGGCCATCAAGCACATATGGGTCCGCACGGCCCTCTTTGAGAAAGTCCTGGACAAAGTAGTGCAGTATATTGTGGATAATGCAAG TAAGTATTATGAAAAGGAGGCCCTCATACACGACACTGTGTTTGGCCCGATACTGGCTGCACTGCTGG TCGGGCCTTGCGCTCTAGAGTACACTAAGCTCAAGACGTCGGATCATTTCTGGACGGACCCGTCAGCAAATGAGCTGGTCCAGAGGCATCGCATTCACGGGGCCCACAGGGGCCAAGAAGTGTCACCGGGCCGCAGGCCTGCACTTGGG ATCCGAAAGCGGCAGTCCTCTGGAAGCATGTCTGAGGACAAATTTGCAGCCTCGGCAAGAGAGTACGTCGAATCCCTGCACCAAAACTCACGCATTCACTTGCTCTACGGAAAAAACAATGTACTCGTTCAACCG AAGAAGGACATGGAGGTGCTGCGTGGTTACCTGTCCCTTCATCAGACGGCTGAAACACTCACGCTGAAGTGGACgcccaatcagctaatcaatgGCACTCTGGGAGACTGTGACTTGGAGAAGAg TATTTACTGGGACTACGCTTTGACTGTGCCTTTAAGACAGATCGTCTGCATTCATTGTCACCAGCGCC CGGACTGTGGGGGTACTCTGGTGTTAGTAAGTCAGGATGGGATCCAGCGGCCTCCTCTGCACTTCCCTCCTGGGGGCCACCTGCTGGCTTTCCTGTCCTGTTTGGAGACGGGTTTACTGCCCCGGGGTCAGCTTGAGCCACCCCTCTGGTCCCAGAAGGGCAAG GGTAAAGTCTTCCCTAAGCTCCGTAAGAGGAACAGCGCGGCCCGTTTAGTAGATCAGGATGGAGATAGAGAGGAGCAGATCGCTGCAGACTATGTGTTTCGCATCGTCTATCCGGGGCACCGTCACGACTCAA CAGTCACTATAAACTACCACCACACCACGGGCAGTCGTGCGCCCTCTCTGGACGAcgatgaggaggaggaagatAGACTTCACGCTATGATCTCTATGATCTGCTCACGGAACCTCACAGATCCTAATGTCATGAAAG ACCACGGGGACATGATGGAGATGCAGGGTTTTGGCGGCAGCCCGTTGTCATGGCAGCAGGGCGAGTGCACCAGTCATATGTCATCTTGTCTGTCCTGCTCCACTGGGGGCAGCAACGCTTCTGTCGAGCTTCCAGCGAGCTGTACCTGCATGCATGACCG TATTCCACTGAAGATGCTGTGCCAAAATATGAAGAGACAGATTGTGTCTCGAGCGTTTTATGGCT GGCTGGCCTACTGTCGTCACCTGTCCACTGTGAGGACGCACCTTTCAGCACTGGTCAACCACAACATTGTCCCTCCGGACAAGCCCTGTGAAGCCTCTGGAGGGCTCAGCAAAGATGTGTGGAGTAAATATCAGAAAGACTGTAAG AATTATAAGGAGCTGGAGCTGCTGAGGTTGGTTTACTATGGAGGGGTGGAGCATGAGATCAGAAAGGAGGTGTGGCCATTTCTGCTGGGCCACTACAAGTTTGGGATGGACAAGAAAGACATGGCTCAG ATTGACGAGAAGATCACAGCAAGGTATCAGCAGGTTATGCGGGAGTGGAAGGCATGTGAGGTCATTGTGAAGCAGCGGGAAAAAGAGATGCAGTCGGCTATCTTTGCCAAGTTGTCGTCAGGGAGCAGTATAGACAGCCACGTCCTCAGACTCATCCATAGGGACTCCACCATTAGCAACGAG GTATTCATGTCCGTGGATGAGCCTGATGCAGGGGGTCACGACACCTCATGTGAGGGAGGAAGCACTCCCACCTTAACCACTGTGGTTACCCCGGCCATGTTAGCCCCAGACGAGAGGCCGCTGGTGGAGTTTGACTCTCCAGACTCAGGCCTGCCCTCCTCCAGGAACTACTCCGTAGCGTCTGGACATTCCCAAATCATGTCCAGCATCGATGACGGACAGAGCATGGAGGAGGACACTACACCCACTGGAGGATTGGAGGAGCAGGGTGGACGGGGCTCTCTGAGTGAGGACAAACTCTGCAGTCAGCTGGACAAACTCACAACCACCACTGAGGGCACTGCACCATCCTTCTCCTCTTATACG ATTGAGCTGTTGGACACGGTGGCGCTGAACTTGCACAGAATAGACAAAGACGTTCAGCGCTGCGATCGTAACTACTATTACTTCACTACCAGCAACCTGGAGAAACTGAGAAACATCATGTGCAG TTACGTGTGGGAACATCTGGAGATTGGCTATGTGCAAGGCATGTGTGACCTTCTAGCCCCACTGATGGTCATTCTGGATGATG AGTGCTTGGCCTACAGCTGTTTCACTCAGCTAATGAAAAGGATGAGTCAGAATTTCCCTACCGGAGGAGCCATGGACACTCATTTCGCCAATATGAGGTCACTAATACAG atcCTTGACTCAGAGTTGTTTGAGCTCATGCATCAGAATGGAGATTACACCCATTTCTATTTCTGCTACCGCTGGTTCCTCCTGGACTTCAAAAGAG AGCTACTCTATGAGGATGTGTTTGCGGTATGGGAGGTCATCTGGGTCGCCCCTCGCATCTCCTCCAAGCACTTTGTCCTGTTCATTGCGCTGGCCTTGGTGGAGGTGTACAGGGACATTATCCTGGACAACAACATGGACTTCACTGATATCATCAAGTTCTTTAATG AAAGCAGAATGAAATGGCAATATTAA
- the sgsm2 gene encoding small G protein signaling modulator 2 isoform X1 has protein sequence MGSTTDEEFKEKLLWNVKREVKQIMEEAVTKKFVHEDSSHIIALCSSIEACLSHLLKRRAAGFLRSDKIAALFTKIGKVNTTAGEICRKVQEQLQQQAEITRRTQSTGQEPLRRQGSSAGRAPQPLSAQAIKHIWVRTALFEKVLDKVVQYIVDNASKYYEKEALIHDTVFGPILAALLVGPCALEYTKLKTSDHFWTDPSANELVQRHRIHGAHRGQEVSPGRRPALGIRKRQSSGSMSEDKFAASAREYVESLHQNSRIHLLYGKNNVLVQPKKDMEVLRGYLSLHQTAETLTLKWTPNQLINGTLGDCDLEKSIYWDYALTVPLRQIVCIHCHQRPDCGGTLVLVSQDGIQRPPLHFPPGGHLLAFLSCLETGLLPRGQLEPPLWSQKGKGKVFPKLRKRNSAARLVDQDGDREEQIAADYVFRIVYPGHRHDSTVTINYHHTTGSRAPSLDDDEEEEDRLHAMISMICSRNLTDPNVMKDHGDMMEMQGFGGSPLSWQQGECTSHMSSCLSCSTGGSNASVELPASCTCMHDRIPLKMLCQNMKRQIVSRAFYGWLAYCRHLSTVRTHLSALVNHNIVPPDKPCEASGGLSKDVWSKYQKDCKNYKELELLRLVYYGGVEHEIRKEVWPFLLGHYKFGMDKKDMAQIDEKITARYQQVMREWKACEVIVKQREKEMQSAIFAKLSSGSSIDSHVLRLIHRDSTISNEVFMSVDEPDAGGHDTSCEGGSTPTLTTVVTPAMLAPDERPLVEFDSPDSGLPSSRNYSVASGHSQIMSSIDDGQSMEEDTTPTGGLEEQGGRGSLSEDKLCSQLDKLTTTTEGTAPSFSSYTIELLDTVALNLHRIDKDVQRCDRNYYYFTTSNLEKLRNIMCSYVWEHLEIGYVQGMCDLLAPLMVILDDECLAYSCFTQLMKRMSQNFPTGGAMDTHFANMRSLIQILDSELFELMHQNGDYTHFYFCYRWFLLDFKRELLYEDVFAVWEVIWVAPRISSKHFVLFIALALVEVYRDIILDNNMDFTDIIKFFNEMAERHDVQHILRIARELVHKVQTLIENK, from the exons GAGAACCCAGAGCACAGGACAGGAGCCCCTCCGGAGGCAGGGCTCCTCTGCCGGCCGAGCGCCTCAGCCACTCTCTGCGCAGGCCATCAAGCACATATGGGTCCGCACGGCCCTCTTTGAGAAAGTCCTGGACAAAGTAGTGCAGTATATTGTGGATAATGCAAG TAAGTATTATGAAAAGGAGGCCCTCATACACGACACTGTGTTTGGCCCGATACTGGCTGCACTGCTGG TCGGGCCTTGCGCTCTAGAGTACACTAAGCTCAAGACGTCGGATCATTTCTGGACGGACCCGTCAGCAAATGAGCTGGTCCAGAGGCATCGCATTCACGGGGCCCACAGGGGCCAAGAAGTGTCACCGGGCCGCAGGCCTGCACTTGGG ATCCGAAAGCGGCAGTCCTCTGGAAGCATGTCTGAGGACAAATTTGCAGCCTCGGCAAGAGAGTACGTCGAATCCCTGCACCAAAACTCACGCATTCACTTGCTCTACGGAAAAAACAATGTACTCGTTCAACCG AAGAAGGACATGGAGGTGCTGCGTGGTTACCTGTCCCTTCATCAGACGGCTGAAACACTCACGCTGAAGTGGACgcccaatcagctaatcaatgGCACTCTGGGAGACTGTGACTTGGAGAAGAg TATTTACTGGGACTACGCTTTGACTGTGCCTTTAAGACAGATCGTCTGCATTCATTGTCACCAGCGCC CGGACTGTGGGGGTACTCTGGTGTTAGTAAGTCAGGATGGGATCCAGCGGCCTCCTCTGCACTTCCCTCCTGGGGGCCACCTGCTGGCTTTCCTGTCCTGTTTGGAGACGGGTTTACTGCCCCGGGGTCAGCTTGAGCCACCCCTCTGGTCCCAGAAGGGCAAG GGTAAAGTCTTCCCTAAGCTCCGTAAGAGGAACAGCGCGGCCCGTTTAGTAGATCAGGATGGAGATAGAGAGGAGCAGATCGCTGCAGACTATGTGTTTCGCATCGTCTATCCGGGGCACCGTCACGACTCAA CAGTCACTATAAACTACCACCACACCACGGGCAGTCGTGCGCCCTCTCTGGACGAcgatgaggaggaggaagatAGACTTCACGCTATGATCTCTATGATCTGCTCACGGAACCTCACAGATCCTAATGTCATGAAAG ACCACGGGGACATGATGGAGATGCAGGGTTTTGGCGGCAGCCCGTTGTCATGGCAGCAGGGCGAGTGCACCAGTCATATGTCATCTTGTCTGTCCTGCTCCACTGGGGGCAGCAACGCTTCTGTCGAGCTTCCAGCGAGCTGTACCTGCATGCATGACCG TATTCCACTGAAGATGCTGTGCCAAAATATGAAGAGACAGATTGTGTCTCGAGCGTTTTATGGCT GGCTGGCCTACTGTCGTCACCTGTCCACTGTGAGGACGCACCTTTCAGCACTGGTCAACCACAACATTGTCCCTCCGGACAAGCCCTGTGAAGCCTCTGGAGGGCTCAGCAAAGATGTGTGGAGTAAATATCAGAAAGACTGTAAG AATTATAAGGAGCTGGAGCTGCTGAGGTTGGTTTACTATGGAGGGGTGGAGCATGAGATCAGAAAGGAGGTGTGGCCATTTCTGCTGGGCCACTACAAGTTTGGGATGGACAAGAAAGACATGGCTCAG ATTGACGAGAAGATCACAGCAAGGTATCAGCAGGTTATGCGGGAGTGGAAGGCATGTGAGGTCATTGTGAAGCAGCGGGAAAAAGAGATGCAGTCGGCTATCTTTGCCAAGTTGTCGTCAGGGAGCAGTATAGACAGCCACGTCCTCAGACTCATCCATAGGGACTCCACCATTAGCAACGAG GTATTCATGTCCGTGGATGAGCCTGATGCAGGGGGTCACGACACCTCATGTGAGGGAGGAAGCACTCCCACCTTAACCACTGTGGTTACCCCGGCCATGTTAGCCCCAGACGAGAGGCCGCTGGTGGAGTTTGACTCTCCAGACTCAGGCCTGCCCTCCTCCAGGAACTACTCCGTAGCGTCTGGACATTCCCAAATCATGTCCAGCATCGATGACGGACAGAGCATGGAGGAGGACACTACACCCACTGGAGGATTGGAGGAGCAGGGTGGACGGGGCTCTCTGAGTGAGGACAAACTCTGCAGTCAGCTGGACAAACTCACAACCACCACTGAGGGCACTGCACCATCCTTCTCCTCTTATACG ATTGAGCTGTTGGACACGGTGGCGCTGAACTTGCACAGAATAGACAAAGACGTTCAGCGCTGCGATCGTAACTACTATTACTTCACTACCAGCAACCTGGAGAAACTGAGAAACATCATGTGCAG TTACGTGTGGGAACATCTGGAGATTGGCTATGTGCAAGGCATGTGTGACCTTCTAGCCCCACTGATGGTCATTCTGGATGATG AGTGCTTGGCCTACAGCTGTTTCACTCAGCTAATGAAAAGGATGAGTCAGAATTTCCCTACCGGAGGAGCCATGGACACTCATTTCGCCAATATGAGGTCACTAATACAG atcCTTGACTCAGAGTTGTTTGAGCTCATGCATCAGAATGGAGATTACACCCATTTCTATTTCTGCTACCGCTGGTTCCTCCTGGACTTCAAAAGAG AGCTACTCTATGAGGATGTGTTTGCGGTATGGGAGGTCATCTGGGTCGCCCCTCGCATCTCCTCCAAGCACTTTGTCCTGTTCATTGCGCTGGCCTTGGTGGAGGTGTACAGGGACATTATCCTGGACAACAACATGGACTTCACTGATATCATCAAGTTCTTTAATG AGATGGCCGAGCGCCACGACGTGCAGCACATCCTCCGAATAGCGCGGGAGCTGGTACACAAGGTGCAGACCCTTATCGAGAACAAGTGA
- the sgsm2 gene encoding small G protein signaling modulator 2 isoform X2, which produces MGSTTDEEFKEKLLWNVKREVKQIMEEAVTKKFVHEDSSHIIALCSSIEACLSHLLKRRAAGFLRSDKIAALFTKIGKVNTTAGEICRKVQEQLQQQAEITRRTQSTGQEPLRRQGSSAGRAPQPLSAQAIKHIWVRTALFEKVLDKVVQYIVDNASKYYEKEALIHDTVFGPILAALLVGPCALEYTKLKTSDHFWTDPSANELVQRHRIHGAHRGQEVSPGRRPALGIRKRQSSGSMSEDKFAASAREYVESLHQNSRIHLLYGKNNVLVQPKKDMEVLRGYLSLHQTAETLTLKWTPNQLINGTLGDCDLEKSIYWDYALTVPLRQIVCIHCHQRPDCGGTLVLVSQDGIQRPPLHFPPGGHLLAFLSCLETGLLPRGQLEPPLWSQKGKGKVFPKLRKRNSAARLVDQDGDREEQIAADYVFRIVYPGHRHDSITINYHHTTGSRAPSLDDDEEEEDRLHAMISMICSRNLTDPNVMKDHGDMMEMQGFGGSPLSWQQGECTSHMSSCLSCSTGGSNASVELPASCTCMHDRIPLKMLCQNMKRQIVSRAFYGWLAYCRHLSTVRTHLSALVNHNIVPPDKPCEASGGLSKDVWSKYQKDCKNYKELELLRLVYYGGVEHEIRKEVWPFLLGHYKFGMDKKDMAQIDEKITARYQQVMREWKACEVIVKQREKEMQSAIFAKLSSGSSIDSHVLRLIHRDSTISNEVFMSVDEPDAGGHDTSCEGGSTPTLTTVVTPAMLAPDERPLVEFDSPDSGLPSSRNYSVASGHSQIMSSIDDGQSMEEDTTPTGGLEEQGGRGSLSEDKLCSQLDKLTTTTEGTAPSFSSYTIELLDTVALNLHRIDKDVQRCDRNYYYFTTSNLEKLRNIMCSYVWEHLEIGYVQGMCDLLAPLMVILDDECLAYSCFTQLMKRMSQNFPTGGAMDTHFANMRSLIQILDSELFELMHQNGDYTHFYFCYRWFLLDFKRELLYEDVFAVWEVIWVAPRISSKHFVLFIALALVEVYRDIILDNNMDFTDIIKFFNEMAERHDVQHILRIARELVHKVQTLIENK; this is translated from the exons GAGAACCCAGAGCACAGGACAGGAGCCCCTCCGGAGGCAGGGCTCCTCTGCCGGCCGAGCGCCTCAGCCACTCTCTGCGCAGGCCATCAAGCACATATGGGTCCGCACGGCCCTCTTTGAGAAAGTCCTGGACAAAGTAGTGCAGTATATTGTGGATAATGCAAG TAAGTATTATGAAAAGGAGGCCCTCATACACGACACTGTGTTTGGCCCGATACTGGCTGCACTGCTGG TCGGGCCTTGCGCTCTAGAGTACACTAAGCTCAAGACGTCGGATCATTTCTGGACGGACCCGTCAGCAAATGAGCTGGTCCAGAGGCATCGCATTCACGGGGCCCACAGGGGCCAAGAAGTGTCACCGGGCCGCAGGCCTGCACTTGGG ATCCGAAAGCGGCAGTCCTCTGGAAGCATGTCTGAGGACAAATTTGCAGCCTCGGCAAGAGAGTACGTCGAATCCCTGCACCAAAACTCACGCATTCACTTGCTCTACGGAAAAAACAATGTACTCGTTCAACCG AAGAAGGACATGGAGGTGCTGCGTGGTTACCTGTCCCTTCATCAGACGGCTGAAACACTCACGCTGAAGTGGACgcccaatcagctaatcaatgGCACTCTGGGAGACTGTGACTTGGAGAAGAg TATTTACTGGGACTACGCTTTGACTGTGCCTTTAAGACAGATCGTCTGCATTCATTGTCACCAGCGCC CGGACTGTGGGGGTACTCTGGTGTTAGTAAGTCAGGATGGGATCCAGCGGCCTCCTCTGCACTTCCCTCCTGGGGGCCACCTGCTGGCTTTCCTGTCCTGTTTGGAGACGGGTTTACTGCCCCGGGGTCAGCTTGAGCCACCCCTCTGGTCCCAGAAGGGCAAG GGTAAAGTCTTCCCTAAGCTCCGTAAGAGGAACAGCGCGGCCCGTTTAGTAGATCAGGATGGAGATAGAGAGGAGCAGATCGCTGCAGACTATGTGTTTCGCATCGTCTATCCGGGGCACCGTCACGACTCAA TCACTATAAACTACCACCACACCACGGGCAGTCGTGCGCCCTCTCTGGACGAcgatgaggaggaggaagatAGACTTCACGCTATGATCTCTATGATCTGCTCACGGAACCTCACAGATCCTAATGTCATGAAAG ACCACGGGGACATGATGGAGATGCAGGGTTTTGGCGGCAGCCCGTTGTCATGGCAGCAGGGCGAGTGCACCAGTCATATGTCATCTTGTCTGTCCTGCTCCACTGGGGGCAGCAACGCTTCTGTCGAGCTTCCAGCGAGCTGTACCTGCATGCATGACCG TATTCCACTGAAGATGCTGTGCCAAAATATGAAGAGACAGATTGTGTCTCGAGCGTTTTATGGCT GGCTGGCCTACTGTCGTCACCTGTCCACTGTGAGGACGCACCTTTCAGCACTGGTCAACCACAACATTGTCCCTCCGGACAAGCCCTGTGAAGCCTCTGGAGGGCTCAGCAAAGATGTGTGGAGTAAATATCAGAAAGACTGTAAG AATTATAAGGAGCTGGAGCTGCTGAGGTTGGTTTACTATGGAGGGGTGGAGCATGAGATCAGAAAGGAGGTGTGGCCATTTCTGCTGGGCCACTACAAGTTTGGGATGGACAAGAAAGACATGGCTCAG ATTGACGAGAAGATCACAGCAAGGTATCAGCAGGTTATGCGGGAGTGGAAGGCATGTGAGGTCATTGTGAAGCAGCGGGAAAAAGAGATGCAGTCGGCTATCTTTGCCAAGTTGTCGTCAGGGAGCAGTATAGACAGCCACGTCCTCAGACTCATCCATAGGGACTCCACCATTAGCAACGAG GTATTCATGTCCGTGGATGAGCCTGATGCAGGGGGTCACGACACCTCATGTGAGGGAGGAAGCACTCCCACCTTAACCACTGTGGTTACCCCGGCCATGTTAGCCCCAGACGAGAGGCCGCTGGTGGAGTTTGACTCTCCAGACTCAGGCCTGCCCTCCTCCAGGAACTACTCCGTAGCGTCTGGACATTCCCAAATCATGTCCAGCATCGATGACGGACAGAGCATGGAGGAGGACACTACACCCACTGGAGGATTGGAGGAGCAGGGTGGACGGGGCTCTCTGAGTGAGGACAAACTCTGCAGTCAGCTGGACAAACTCACAACCACCACTGAGGGCACTGCACCATCCTTCTCCTCTTATACG ATTGAGCTGTTGGACACGGTGGCGCTGAACTTGCACAGAATAGACAAAGACGTTCAGCGCTGCGATCGTAACTACTATTACTTCACTACCAGCAACCTGGAGAAACTGAGAAACATCATGTGCAG TTACGTGTGGGAACATCTGGAGATTGGCTATGTGCAAGGCATGTGTGACCTTCTAGCCCCACTGATGGTCATTCTGGATGATG AGTGCTTGGCCTACAGCTGTTTCACTCAGCTAATGAAAAGGATGAGTCAGAATTTCCCTACCGGAGGAGCCATGGACACTCATTTCGCCAATATGAGGTCACTAATACAG atcCTTGACTCAGAGTTGTTTGAGCTCATGCATCAGAATGGAGATTACACCCATTTCTATTTCTGCTACCGCTGGTTCCTCCTGGACTTCAAAAGAG AGCTACTCTATGAGGATGTGTTTGCGGTATGGGAGGTCATCTGGGTCGCCCCTCGCATCTCCTCCAAGCACTTTGTCCTGTTCATTGCGCTGGCCTTGGTGGAGGTGTACAGGGACATTATCCTGGACAACAACATGGACTTCACTGATATCATCAAGTTCTTTAATG AGATGGCCGAGCGCCACGACGTGCAGCACATCCTCCGAATAGCGCGGGAGCTGGTACACAAGGTGCAGACCCTTATCGAGAACAAGTGA